One segment of Plasmodium vivax chromosome 14, whole genome shotgun sequence DNA contains the following:
- a CDS encoding hypothetical protein (encoded by transcript PVX_123760A), whose product MILTVEEGDLKLIADEIIRNTLLLPERGPYGRNALDASHPIHSVWKDTTRGHSSWRCRWWENGKRLSKNYNVKRYGEHDALKMAIITKLRNSSPRDRILYLKHQREFLKLCYANNWIPKRESDSAEEGVQADSKKATEQDEVVNGEKRGKGVGDVHANETNNKQCDQNKDSEATPLSLPLGTYNTSCFSNDASSPLYGNIPRRKNKRTLLPNTGSSKKCRIIKCYPYGQSVDAVRSYQQGHGANAIHARNAMHAVNALNAPHALNAVHAQGGVKLEMMQHVQGGNVLRGMY is encoded by the coding sequence ATGATCCTAACAGTGGAAGAAGGGGATCTAAAACTAATCGCTGATGAAATTATTAGGAACACTCTTTTGCTACCAGAGAGGGGACCCTACGGAAGAAATGCCCTCGATGCTTCTCATCCCATTCATAGTGTATGGAAAGACACAACTCGGGGGCATTCTTCGTGGAGGTGCAGGTGGtgggaaaatggaaaacgattaagcaaaaattataatgtcAAGAGATATGGAGAGCATGATGCTTTGAAAATGGCCATCATCACAAAGTTGAGAAATAGCTCACCAAGGGATCGCATCTTATATTTGAAGCACCAGAGGGAATTTCTAAAACTCTGCTACGCCAATAATTGGAtacccaaaagggaaagcgaTAGCGCAGAGGAGGGGGTTCAAGCTGATTCTAAGAAGGCAACTGAGCAAGACGAGGTGGTgaatggagaaaaaaggggcaaaggGGTAGGTGACGTGCATGCAAATGAAACTAACAACAAACAGTGTGATCAAAACAAAGATTCAGAAGCAACTCCTTTGAGTCTTCCCCTCGGTACATACAACACAAGCTGCTTCTCTAATGATGCAAGTTCACCTCTTTATGGGAATATCCcacgaagaaaaaacaaacgcaCGCTTCTCCCTAACACAGGAAGTAGCAAAAAATGCCGCATCATTAAGTGTTACCCCTATGGTCAGAGCGTCGACGCTGTGAGGAGCTATCAGCAAGGCCATGGAGCAAACGCCATACACGCAAGAAATGCAATGCACGCTGTGAATGCGCTGAATGCCCCGCATGCGCTAAATGCCGTGCATGCCCAGGGGGGCGTTAAGCTGGAAATGATGCAACATGTGCAAGGGGGGAATGTCTTGCGGGGCATGTATTAG
- a CDS encoding gliding-associated protein, putative (encoded by transcript PVX_123765A), which translates to MGNYCRKNKAKEPKRRDIDELAEREKLQNEVEELPEQVPEDIEEELNDQPEEPPEQEEENEEIKDDEDIDYPIQENKSFDEKNLDDLERSNSDIYSESHKYDNNSDKLETGSQLTLSTDATGIVQQVTKLSEPAHEESIYNTYKSVTPCDMNKLDETAKVFSRRCGCDLGDRHDENACKICRKIDLSDTPLLS; encoded by the coding sequence ATGGGAAATTACTgcagaaaaaacaaagcgaagGAACCCAAAAGAAGAGACATAGACGAGTTAGCCGAGCGCGAAAAACTTCAAAACGAAGTTGAGGAACTGCCAGAGCAAGTTCCAGAAGATATAGAAGAAGAACTTAATGATCAGCCAGAAGAGCCTCCAGaacaggaggaagaaaatgaagaaatcaAAGATGATGAGGATATAGATTATCCCATACAAGAAAATAAATCctttgatgaaaaaaatctgGACGATTTAGAAAGATCAAATTCGGACATATATTCAGAATCGCATAAGTACGATAACAACAGCGACAAATTGGAAACGGGTTCGCAGTTAACCCTCTCAACAGACGCAACAGGCATCGTGCAACAAGTTACAAAGCTGAGTGAGCCTGCCCATGAAGAGAGTATATACAACACGTACAAGTCGGTCACCCCATGTGACATGAATAAATTGGACGAGACGGCGAAAGTGTTTTCAAGACGATGTGGATGTGACCTTGGAGATCGCCACGATGAAAATGCTTGCAAAATATGTAGAAAAATAGACCTCTCCGATACACCCCTACTCAGTTGA
- a CDS encoding hypothetical protein, conserved (encoded by transcript PVX_123775A) → MVPSVWGNAKGVRKICALLTYRKNDQPFCHLFTSTSPASWPQNGRLPRGGVIDTPTQLIVKCVSDTYKSKNFSKIKWDCINNDILKNLDKFHVKEILKIVNIVSRLHSGKGILTQFIPVLKGRLCSMNYEQVVRIMSSYVKANIKDDLFYVDLCAIVRRYLQHVAAPPLINLLFNINMCSVKNDNIRCVERELLNHLTGYIHFDGLANGHSSGAQGEPSGKGHLTKEGKNNSNENKLEEGEEVGDERYIPRANLHEAGKYDLILFFYSFSNYVFMAYFESAESPSPPDDFAKKLKKCHDAVCKASRANEQRLLRESPPFYLFLLYKAILNEIYIFGAEPTSTILLDRVKEKINPIMGMLQNRERSSRKGKTNEIVKYINILQQNLFLYSQDRKNFFLCHFESNLQLVKELLSLLQESNHSDMNRYYLWHREKVQEVQKIIRLIEME, encoded by the exons ATGGTCCCTTCGGTTTGGGGAAACGCTAAAGGTGTAAGAAAAATTTGCGCACTTTTAACGTATAGGAAGAATGACCAGCCGTTTTGTCACCTTTTCACTTCTACCTCGCCCGCCAGTTGGCCACAAAACGGAAGACTGCCAAGAGGAGGTGTTATTGACACGCCAACGCAGCTAATTGTAAAATGCGTGAGTGACACATATAAGTCCAAAAACTtcagtaaaataaaatgggacTGCATAAACAatgatatattaaaaaatttggacaaATTTCACGTaaaggaaatattaaaaatagtgAACATTGTAAGTCGACTGCATTCTGGCAAAGGCATTTTAACGCAATTTATTCCTGTACTGAAAGGCAGACTATGCAGCATGAATTATGAGCAAGTCGTGAGAATAATGTCTTCTTACGTAAAGGCGAACATTAAGGATGATTTGTTTTATGTAGATCTGTGTGCAATTGTTAGGAGGTACTTGCAGCATGTGGCAGCCCCCCCGCTAATCAACCTTCTCTTTAACATTAACATGTGCAGTGTGAAAAATGACAATATCAGGTGTGTGGAAAGGGAACTACTAAACCACCTCACGGGATATATTCACTTTGATGGGTTAGCGAATGGACATTCGTCTGGAGCACAGGGCGAACCTTCCGGGAAAGGGCACCTCACCAAAGAGGGAAAGAATAACTCCAACGAGAACAAATTGGAGGAAGGCGAAGAAGTAGGAGACGAGAGGTACATCCCACGTGCCAATTTGCACGAAGCGGGGAAATATGActtgatattatttttctactCATTCAGCAACTATGTATTTATGGCCTACTTCGAAAGTGCGGAGAGCCCCTCACCTCCTGACgactttgcaaaaaaactGAAGAAGTGTCATGACGCAGTGTGCAAGGCTAGTCGGGCAAATGAGCAAAGACTGTTGAGGGAGTCCCCCCcattttacttatttttactcTACAAGGCCATCTTAAATGAGATATACATATTTGGAGCAGAGCCCACAAGTACTATTCTGCTGGACAGggttaaggaaaaaattaacccaATCATGGGGATGCTACAAAATAGGGAAAGATCCTccagaaaggggaaaacaaatgaaattgtaaaatatataaatatactgCAACAGAATTTATTTCTCTATTCACAggatagaaaaaatttctttctttgcCATTTCGAAAGTAACCTTCAGCTGGTTAAGGAGCTGCTGTCCCTCTTACAGGAGAGTAACCACAGCGACATGAACAG ATATTACTTATGGCATAGGGAAAAGGTCCAAGAGGTGCAGAAAATTATAAGGCTAATTGAGATGGAGTAA
- a CDS encoding hypothetical protein, conserved (encoded by transcript PVX_123770A), with product MSIPQYIEILKNPRVNLRNVPICTYTHAKKRKKKLAHLKRQIHTLPHPLVSHFLKMDQGVEKLLNQINDLESKNRLICMQIEEMKTTEKELQKSEKELVSDIESICKQLKSMEKEEIELNNDITRVNLICKNVEATLHNEFVKVEIAAQKINQVYCHEESEKNINTDLGKSTDKVKDCLNKMNHSNEDLTVLKEVRKKNFLLNNISIEDLYEIYEDTKEQYQENSFKNQCHKITIVDYKTHSYFCNPTHLIHMTNMLTEKVKASAPDQNFNFASLASYFGLNEGRKKERIENFGLSELNKIMINHYKAKKINVSSSA from the exons ATGTCCATTCCCCAATATAtcgaaattttgaaaaatcctCGTGTCAACCTGAGAAACGTCCCAATTTGTACATATACGCacgcaaaaaagagaaaaaaaaaactcgcaCATCTGAAGAGGCAAATACATACTCTCCCCCACCCCTTAGTCAGTCACTTCCTCAAAATGGACCAAGGGGTGGAAAAACTGCTGAACCAAATCAACGACCTGGAGTCCAAGAACCGGTTGATTTGCATGCAAATCGAGGAGATGAAAACCACTGAAAAGGAGTTGCAGAAAAGTGAGAAGGAG CTCGTGTCAGACATAGAGAGCATCTGCAAGCAGCTGAAAAGtatggaaaaggaggaaatcgAATTG AATAACGACATTACCCGCGTTAACCtgatatgcaaaaatgtggaagcGACTCTGCACAACGAATTTGTGAAGGTCGAAATAGCAG CCCAAAAAATCAATCAAGTGTATTGCCATGAAGAAAGTGAAAAGAACATCAACACCGATTTGGGCAAAAGCACCGACAAGGTGAAGGACTGtctaaacaaaatgaaccaTTCCAATGAAGACTTGACTGTGTTAAAGGAGGtgcgaaaaaagaattttcttCTAAACAATATTTCGATAGAGGACCTGTACGAAATTTATGag GACACCAAAGAGCAGTACCAAGAGAATTCCTTCAAAAATCAGTGCCACAAAATTACCATTGTCGATTATAAAACTCATTCGTACTTTTGTAACCCCACGCATTTGATACATATG ACAAATATGCTAACCGAAAAGGTGAAAGCGAGCGCCCCCGACCAGAATTTCAAC TTTGCCAGCCTCGCCAGCTACTTCGGACTGAacgaaggaagaaagaaagagcGGATAGAAAACTTCGGCCTATCCGAGTTGaacaaaataatgataaatcaCTACAAGGCGAAGAAGATTAACGTGAGCAGCTCTGCGTGA
- a CDS encoding hypothetical protein, conserved (encoded by transcript PVX_123780A): MISLATGILHCTYGRNLGNFLFNTFLFFANYLNCVCLVLKKRQQLRLASTTHAFSPQISCLFDRTNYREIFSLCNIKRANLSGLQMENKNLSLLNIATINNVEVSNKSLLEGETEMDERMSTELEDFYDDEYNFDFIDMVQQNDLDE, encoded by the exons ATGATAAGCTTGGCGACAGGCATACTCCACTGCACGTACGGTCGGAACTTGGGGAACTTCCTCttcaacacatttttattctttgcAAATTATTTGAATTGCGTTTGTCTCGTTTTGAAGAAG AGGCAACAACTTCGACTGGCTTCCACCACACACGCCTTTTCCCCGCAGATATCATGCCTATTCGACAGAACAAACTACAGAGAGATATTCA GCCTATGCAACATTAAGCGAGCAAATCTCAGCGGtctccaaatggaaaataaaaatttaagccTCTTAAACATTGCCACTATTAACAATGTAGAAGTTTCAAACAAATCTCTGCTCGAGGGGGAGACTGAAATGGACGAGCGGATGTCCACCGAACTTGAGGATTTTTATGACGACGAATATAACTTC GACTTCATTGACATGGTTCAACAAAACGACTTGGACGAGTAA